From Companilactobacillus heilongjiangensis, one genomic window encodes:
- the dagF gene encoding 2-dehydro-3-deoxy-phosphogluconate aldolase, translated as MNLLPNYLANGICLNVLANSVQNAKDCYEAAEGHVVLGVLTKNYPSDEAAIADMKLYQAEIDNAVSVGLGAGDPKQSGMVTRVSKEIQPQHVNQVFTGVGATREALGQNETIINGLVSPTGKVGLVNLATGPLSSQAAPTEVPIETAIALLKDMGGSSIKFFPMKGLAHVEEFKEVARACAANDFDLEPTGGIDLENFETIVKIAVDAGVKRIIPHVYSSIIDKETGDTRPEDVAKLYEIIKKF; from the coding sequence ATGAATTTACTACCTAATTATTTAGCAAATGGAATTTGTTTGAACGTACTAGCTAATTCAGTTCAAAACGCCAAAGATTGTTATGAAGCCGCTGAAGGTCACGTGGTACTCGGAGTTTTGACGAAAAATTACCCAAGTGATGAAGCCGCAATTGCTGACATGAAATTGTATCAAGCAGAAATTGACAACGCCGTTTCGGTTGGTTTAGGTGCCGGTGATCCAAAGCAAAGTGGAATGGTAACTCGAGTTTCAAAAGAAATTCAACCACAACACGTCAACCAAGTTTTCACAGGTGTGGGCGCTACTAGAGAAGCCTTGGGTCAAAATGAAACAATCATTAATGGGCTAGTTTCACCAACTGGTAAAGTAGGGCTCGTCAACCTTGCCACTGGTCCTTTGAGTAGCCAAGCTGCTCCAACTGAAGTACCAATTGAAACTGCCATTGCTTTGTTAAAAGATATGGGTGGTTCATCAATCAAGTTTTTCCCAATGAAAGGTTTAGCACACGTTGAAGAATTCAAAGAAGTAGCTCGTGCCTGTGCTGCTAACGATTTTGACTTGGAACCAACTGGTGGAATCGACTTAGAAAACTTTGAAACAATTGTCAAAATCGCAGTTGATGCCGGCGTTAAACGAATCATTCCACACGTTTACAGTTCAATTATCGATAAAGAAACTGGCGATACTAGACCAGAAGATGTCGCTAAATTATACGAGATTATCAAGAAGTTTTAG
- a CDS encoding sugar kinase yields MNILAFGEVMLRFTVADRMMLEQSDQLTMSTVGTGVNLLSSLAHFGYETSMLTVLPDNPIGKKAAADVRKLGISDKNILYRGKNLGSFFVELGQGARPQRVTYQDRLSSSFCLMNADDYDFEKALIGVDMVHICGIALSLNRQTRKAALHLAEVAHERHKTVCFDFNYRMSLNEDNNHETMKKRYQKILPFVDIAFGSRRDLTDLLDYQVDDETKLYQKFCQDYQINFFAGSKRNFIDNRKYFEGFLFHHDKIYRSAAKELNILDRIGSGDAFASGILTGLIEKWDFEDILEFAIANSVLAQASMNDSPIFSKADVFHYIDTDGKNDLIR; encoded by the coding sequence ATGAATATTTTAGCTTTTGGCGAGGTCATGCTGCGTTTCACCGTGGCTGATAGAATGATGCTGGAGCAGAGTGATCAGCTGACAATGTCGACTGTCGGAACTGGTGTGAATCTTTTGAGTAGTTTGGCACATTTTGGCTATGAAACGTCTATGTTAACGGTATTGCCGGATAATCCTATTGGTAAAAAAGCTGCAGCGGATGTGCGTAAATTAGGCATTTCTGACAAAAATATTCTTTATCGTGGGAAAAATTTAGGCAGCTTTTTCGTTGAATTAGGGCAGGGAGCCCGTCCGCAACGAGTGACTTATCAAGACCGCCTGTCGAGTTCTTTTTGCCTGATGAACGCTGATGATTATGACTTTGAAAAAGCATTAATTGGCGTTGATATGGTTCACATTTGTGGGATTGCCTTGAGTTTGAATCGCCAAACACGTAAAGCTGCTTTACATTTAGCAGAAGTGGCTCATGAACGTCATAAGACCGTTTGTTTCGATTTCAATTATCGGATGAGTCTCAATGAGGACAACAATCACGAGACGATGAAGAAACGTTATCAGAAAATTTTGCCATTTGTCGATATAGCTTTTGGCAGTCGCCGAGATTTAACTGATTTATTGGATTATCAAGTTGATGATGAAACGAAGCTCTATCAAAAATTCTGTCAGGATTATCAAATTAACTTTTTTGCAGGAAGTAAACGTAATTTCATTGATAATCGCAAATACTTTGAGGGTTTCTTGTTCCATCATGATAAAATTTATCGTTCTGCCGCTAAAGAATTGAATATTCTCGATCGAATCGGTAGTGGGGATGCCTTTGCCAGCGGCATTCTGACAGGTTTAATTGAAAAATGGGACTTTGAAGATATTTTGGAGTTTGCGATTGCTAATTCAGTTTTGGCACAAGCTTCAATGAACGATTCTCCGATTTTTAGCAAGGCCGATGTATTCCATTATATTGATACTGATGGAAAGAACGATTTAATAAGATAG